One window of Acipenser ruthenus chromosome 52, fAciRut3.2 maternal haplotype, whole genome shotgun sequence genomic DNA carries:
- the LOC117965765 gene encoding uncharacterized protein LOC117965765, whose product MASFMDNSIDIDTQDEEVYQNILKRYEPACLVPKKPATLGKCLKVEPTALGIIASSMDSSIVIATQDEEDSENILKRYEPACLIPKKPAPLGTFLNRESAALGAAQIMIGLVTIGLGIVLAMCPPSLVIIIKLPFLTGFLVCLKMSLGSSLSAGIGIVLYCVDMFFWNSYSNEDQLSFMTAVIKGLLINLTVLEIYTTLPLIIKGDK is encoded by the exons ATGGCGAGTTTTATGGACAACAGCATCGATATTGATACCCAGGATGAAGAAGTTTATCAGAACATACTGAAACGATATGAACCAGCTTGTTTGGTTCCAAAGAAACCAGCAACATTGGGGAAATGTCTGAAGGTGGAGCCAACAGCTCTGGGT ATCATAGCGAGTTCCATGGACAGCAGCATCGTTATTGCCACCCAGGATGAAGAAGATTCTGAGAACATACTGAAACGATATGAACCAGCTTGTTTGATTCCAAAGAAACCAGCACCATTGGGGACATTTCTAAATAGGGAGTCAGCAGCCTTGGGT GCTGCTCAGATCATGATTGGGTTGGTAACCATTGGACTTGGCATCGTTCTGGCGATGTGTCCTCCTTCACTTGTTATCATTATCAAATTACCCTTTTTGACTGGTTTCTTG GTCTGTTTAAAAATGAGCCTAGGAAGTTCTCTTTCTGCTGGGATCGGAATAGTTTTGTATTGTGTGGATATGTTCTTTTGGAATTCATACAGCAATGAGGATCAGCTAAGT TTCATGACTGCTGTGATAAAAGGCCTTCTTATCAATCTGACTGTGCTGGAGATATACACCACTCTACCCTTAATTATCAAGGGGGACAAGTGA